Within the Cydia pomonella isolate Wapato2018A chromosome 3, ilCydPomo1, whole genome shotgun sequence genome, the region GCAAGCTGCCATATCCCCATCAAATTCtgatattatgggacattataaTTGTATTCAATTCAGTGGTTTTCTTTTCCCAAAAGCAATTTGTTAAGTAAGCATATGTGTCTTAGACAGTGTCAACACATGAATACAACCACTCACTTGAAGCTTTCTTAGGCTTGGCTGTCCCAAGGAGCTCAAACTGCGCCCACCCGGAGAGGTCATCGTCCTGGACGTCGTGCACGTCTTTACTGCAATGGCACGAGCGACACACCTTGCGCCAGAAGTGCAGGTCTAGCCCAGGGCATGATGGACctgttaaaacatttatttaaacataaggGGTAAGAAACGAGCATAGACAacagtaattaaattaatacgTGGTAACCAACAAAGAATATGTAAATAGAATGCAACATTGTAATTTGTGACTCCCAAGCTTACCACAAGAATTACAAGGAGCACCGGCGCCGCTGTCGTGCCCGAGACGGGCTTTGCTCAGCTTCTCACGTTGGCTCTCAAGTTTCGATAACCAAGCCGGCGCTTCAGGAGTTTCTACACATGACTCACTCATCTGAAAACAGAAACTTCTTTGTCCAATatccaaataaaaaatacttaatttgagGAACACTATAATCGCCATAAATACTTACGTTTTCAGAATTAAGTTACATTTGATTTCATGCGCCTGACTGTCGGAACAacagtttgtaaataattattccgcaaaataatgtataatctacactaaTCTACAAAGAAGATTGACAGCACGctgtaacatatatatatatatatatatatatattgacagATAACAATACAGATAAAGTTTAGTTTGACGTTCAACTGGTGGTAGCAAGGTCTGTAGAAGTCTTTACGGTTGGCAGTATGTATTTCATCTCATTATTTTCACACTCTGACAGATTACCATAGACAAATACAAATGTTGCCTAATCTGCAGTCATGTCACTAATCCAGAGATTACAGAAATCATGATGTCCAGCCATAATCCATCTTTGCTGTGAATGCGTTTCCTTTCCTTCCCAAAAAGTGAGGTTTATCCCTATTTAtagattttgtataaattttgtGTGTCACTTATAGTTTTCTGTTTGTGATAAATCGTAGGCAACTTAAGGAGAAGGTAAATAGTAATCCATTTAATGTTTCTTATTGAAATGACTCATAGTTTGGATCTGGTACGATTTATGTATTTTCTTCGTAGATGTCTTCAGGAAGACCAATCAAGTGCGTGGTTGTCGGTGATGGCACTGTCGGAAAGACGTGCATGCTTATATCGTACACCACAGACAGTTTTCCTGGTGAATATGTACCCACAGTGTAAGTATCAATATTAATCATATTGGAATTttacgaaaagtaaataatgGACATCTGTTGTTGCTtcgcattttattttaatttttcttctaaaattgaatatatctaGAACATCTgaaccttaaataaaataatagttattataaatattatgaaatatatatataaaatacttagCCTTAGGAATCAAACATGATATCTCAAACATTGCATGTCATACCTAGCTATGTTCAGTGTTTACAAACCACACTGTCATAGTTTTGTGActggtaataaaacaatatcaaagTATATTCAAATGCATAGAAATTTATATCTAAAGTAGCACTAACTTTCTCAAAAAATTTGCCAGGTTGAgtcattaataatttttttcaatgAGTAAAACCTCATCAACTTATTATTAGTTTCATAGAATTACCAGTACATTGAGAACTAGTTTTATCATTAGCCTCAATTTATGTAGAACATTGTTATTGCATATCCTTATAAGGCCCAATGTGCAACAAAATGTAGTTATATACTCCATTTTTGGCAGAATTTATTTGAACATATATGATGAAGAAAACAAGTTAATATTGgagtaaaatttttgaaattcaaaataatttcaacCTAATCTACTATCTTATAACAAGATTCAAGTTTCCCTAACAagcattttacattttattttcatggaaaaatgtaattgtaattttaaattatttttttcacctaactcctacagtacaaattattaaaatcttGTATTTACAAGTTCTAAACTTAGATTAGTATTTTCCCTTTGCagttgtacagtcgccatcagatatatcgaagcagCCAAGGTGTCCAAATATTTCTGAGCAAgactaaatttcaataaattctgcACACTGCAAATGGCATTTATATCATAACTATTGCAATGGCAACAAAAACTGAGCATgtgttttttcaataatttctttTCACACGTCCAGTTGAAAATATCTGATCGCACAAAATGTCAAAGGTATCTCAGCAATTAGGGTGTTCACAAAGATCTGcacattaaaacaaaatataccttTAGCTTTTGCATTAATGTGCCTTTAGTTAAGGCAGCCTGAACAAACTATAACGTGAATTTcgtatttaaaattttgacaaTTCACGAGAAGAGTAACGTAACGTCAAAAGATATATGTGTCCCTCTTTACGCGTCTTGCGTGTCAGCTGTTGATTTTAATAGTGTGAGAATAGTAAGTATCAGCTATTCGGAATGCTTGGTTTTTGTCACCGAGCCACATCGTGAGCATAGTCTTAGTTAATTCAGAAGGAGAACTAGGGTAGCATGGGATCTTAGAAGTTTTATAACCCAATCTGAGAATCAGTGTCTTAAGTTGTGAATGAGTATAAAAGTGAGTATCAAAAAATAGCTAACAAgccctgcggtggcagcatggttccatttttatcacttgtcactatgcccgtcactttcgcgtttacttgttagaacgtgacaggcatggtgacaagtgATAATGATAAAGTATCAGTCCGTAAATTAAGGTTCGAATGACTAGGATTGTTTAAGTTATTACGAAGTAGTGAGTGTTTCCGATTTATCCAAGACAAAATATGACTAGTACTAGGCTAGCATAGCATATTAAAAGGTATGAAGAAAATTATACAAGCACGAGCATTTGGGTCACTATTTTGATGGCTATTTTCCACATAGTTGCATTTATAAGCAATGCAAAAACACGTCTAAAATGTAAGATCATAAagtacaatatataataaaaaaaatccttcaagaaattataaaagacgatAAATAGAGGATAGAGTATTTGTACGGGTACTAGGAAGACATAAGTGGTTGAGAGTTAATGTTACCTAGTCTTTTCTTAActcgtacggtcacgtctgaaaatatcgatatgaaaaaagttccaaaaatatgtatacacgactttattgcccatatattaaggtatcaatattttcagacgtgactgtaccacaCTATTAGCTAACCAATTATACGACGAATAGTAAACACATACAGTATAATGTCCTCAAATGAGCAGATTTTTGTGAAAGCCCTTATTGCTTAGATACGTTTGACAGTTTGTGCGATCAGATATTTtcgacttcttcttcttcgaaACACGTGCTCAGATTTTTTTGCCATTGCAATAGTTATGATATAAATGGCAATAGCAGTGTgcagaatttattgaaatttagtcTTGCTCAGAAATTTGTTTGGACACCTTGGCTGCTTcgaaatatctgatggcgactgtaattCTAGtcttgttacattttttttttccccaAGCAACTGCCAGCTAATCTCCCATGTACAGGAGAATAATAGGTTCTCTTGGCATGAAGTGTTCTCACACAAGTGTGCTAGTGGACAGTTTGAAATTCCCAAACCCATCAAATGTAATTCCATTCAACCACTGCTTTTGAAGTTATTTTAAGTGTAATAATATAAAGTCAGGGATATGCAATACCGCATAACTAACGAATGCAGTAATACACCTTGTATGttgtttgaattttgaacttTTTCGACTTTGTTAGTTGCATGGTAATAGCACTATCCTCGACGAAAAAGAAGTAATGTTCGTTTGCTTAATTGTAATCCCACAATATTACTCTATTCACAGATTTGACAACTATTCAGCACCAATGGTGGTGGACGGAGTAGCAGTCTCTCTAGGCCTGTGGGACACAGCGGGGCAAGAGGATTATGACAGACTTAGGCCTTTAAGCTACCCACAGACTGATGTCTTCCTCATATGCTTTAGTGTCACAAGGTAACTCATAATAAACTTGTTTGCCTTCTCAGCCCACACATACTAGCCCTTTGCGTAGCATACTTGGGCAGGCTATTTGAAATTCAATTGACTGAATGTCATAATTCCAACTACTCTAAAATGATGTAACTACTCACTATCTTTAAAGTAATggtatgtttatgtttttttttaacattttttttttgtagactATTTGTAATAAAGAAAGGCTTTTAAAACTGTTTCCATTGAACAATCAAGTTTGTATATTATGCAGATGGAAATAGAGTTGCAAGTGTTTTAGGTACTTGTGTTAGTTTTGTTTTGACACAAGATTTGCAAATTTTAAAGACTGGTCAACCTCCTTTTAAGGTAACATCAGTTTTTTTACTATTGTGTAActacacacaaaataaaaagatATAAGTCAAGTAAGTTTACTTGAAACATGCATACTTTATGATATTATTTCTTATATCCTTTTATTTGATCACACATTTGTtgaattaaattgtttacttccTCAATTTAGTTGTTAAGAACCAGCTCAGTCATTTCTGCAACAACAGTTGTTTACTAATTAGACTTGTGTCATCTCAAATACAATGACTCATTTGTGTTGGTATGTAGTATGAGGTcaataatagtatatttttatttcagccCGTCATCATACGAAAATGTTACTTCCAAATGGTATCCAGAAATTAAACACCACTGCCCTGACGCACCTATTATTTTAGTTGGtgagtaaaataattaaaaaatttaactatGCGTAAGACATGTTATCATACCTTCTAAGCCACGCACcacataaaattatacaaaaacccaataataataatgacgattttgacgaccggtttggcctagtgggtagtgaccctgcctacgaagctgatggtcccgggttcaaatcctggtaagggcatttattcgtgtgacgagcatggatatttgtttctgagtcatgggtgttttctatgtatttaagtatttataaataattatatatatcgttgtctaagtaccctcaacacaagccttattgagcttactgtgggacttagtcaatttgtgtaataatgtcctataatatttatttatttattatttataatattaaagagACAAAACACCTAAATCATAACTTTTCCAGCACATCTATTTTACTATGTTAATTACTATTAACCTAATGCTATTGCTACTGTTAGcagaatattgtattttaattaatatttaatttatgacCTTGTTCCAAATCGTCGTGTTTTCGTGGTGCATGTTCAAGTATTAACATATTTAAGAACAAATCATTGAATACCCCAAACACCTGACTTAAAAATgggttttttcttaaaaaagaGGTCAGTTATCTCAGATCACACAGCTCTTAAGCACTTAGCCTAATAAACGGGTATTAGAGAGAAATCCTTTGGATATTTTGAGAGAGAGCTCTGTATTTGTAGTAACTTAATTCTCATTCATATGCCAGGGACAAAGATCGACTTGCGAGATGACCGCGAGACACTCAGCCTGCTGTCCGAGCAGGGCATGTCACCGCTAAAGCGAGAACAGGGACAGAAGCTGGCGAACAAAATTAGGGCCGTCAAGTACATGGAGTGCTCGGCGCTAACGCAACGCGGGCTCAAACAGGTCAGTTACCCACGTACTTGTAGTCGGAAGGCCTACCACAGATAACGGCATCGAAAtctcgttatctgcctctttatcagTCACATATAAAGCAATAGAGAAACATTAgaggaatgaatgaatgaaggtGAAGGGTGACGGTAGTCTTATCTCTCGTGTAACATGCTATCACAACCAAGGGACTGctggatttttaaaattttggatTTGTTAACCTAATAGCCGTTTAACGTAAAACATATTTTGGAAATACtataatttatacttaaaataataataataataagcccgcagggcagcttgtggcgagctgttggggagttacgaccccacggacccgagtgttCCCGAGAGttggtcagggtctccgtctccggcgtgtcttcgtcggagACGGCAAGCCAGATTCATTGGCCGTCCATAGAggaatcgttagagctatatgctccgggggtggaagtgaaagatgcataagacgcgagttggcacagtggctgttatcagccactgggtagaaaacggcgcacacctctcgacactcCTGAGCcactcacaccggtgttgctcctggtcgtctttacgacggcagtttcaggggcccatctagtcagcggcaagtcaccgcctgcctcgataacgtgttcaagcattgttatggcaggtgtccggatctctttacaatagcccaatcttttgaccagccaaagttcaacaccataaccggccctcttctccactttatttacaatagcccctacaccagctgggaccgatttacgagtatctatttgtacccgtgaatgggttctagctggtgtattacataacatcaaatttgtctaaaagggcCTCTGTGCTGTTGGCTTCGGCGTTCTGGTTCTTTAAAATAGATATTTGAAGAATCGGGATTCGCGCGGCGGGGTCCGCGAGCATCATAGGGATGAATGTTCCATGATCCCATCCGCGTAGCGAATCTAATGCTGCAGGAATACCAGCGACCGTAAACGCTGCGTGTACGCTGCGTGCCAACTTTGGCGCTCCAGGCGCCTTGTGTTTCCACTTGTAACTCTCCGCTGGGAAGTTGTTATAATCGTAAACCATCTCGTGCCGCTCGGCCGACGATATCGTCACTACATCCTCTTCTCTATGCGCCGTCACCACTATCACTGCTTCCGTGCGATTAAAGTCTATAATGTTCGACACATTCCTTAAATATTCTCCAATTTCTTTATTGTACTTTTCTCCTAGTACTGGCAATGGCCCGCCTCCATGATTCAAGAACAAGGAAGGCTTTATACGGTTTTGAAGTATCACTAGAACACGATTGTGTACAAAAGAGCTCTActtcattaaattaaagtttattttgaaGTGTGTTTTGGAGAAAACGCATAAGTTGCACATTGGACCTCAAACGTTATGTTAGGTGATTAATAGGGCTCATTTTTAGGCGGCGCGCGAACTAGCATGCGAGTTTAGTTAGTTACATTACATTGCGGACTACTGAGGTTACATCCTTAATGGATGTTGAAATTTACTGTTCGATATTGCCACCAGAGTAAAGCAAGTATAGTTTCAGTTTTAAACGATTCACGGTAATCACGGTtaatttcactagacttaaatcgaccgggatataaaccgtgattacctatATTGTAATAGTTGGCCACTTCAGActggatagatagatagataaaaactttattccaaaacattgtaaaaaataataaacttattaaaaaaaactaaaacttagGTCTACTATACTGATAAAACTAATTACTACACAatcgtgacaaaaaaaaatctagtacctaggtactagatttttttttgtcacgatTGAGTAGTCGAAAAAAGACGCCGACTCAATATGTGCTGCAGCATTTCCGCCGCAGCATGGATGACATTTTCCagtaaaagcggccaagtgcgagttggactcgcccatgaagggttcctttatgacgtattaaaaaaaaactacttaaactactagatctcgttcaacattttaccactttggacacacattttaccactttggtagtgtctctcgcgcaaactattcactttagaaaaaaattatattaggaacctaaatatcatttttgaagacctatccatagataccccacacgtatgggtttgacgaaaaaaaatttttttttaattttatgacgtattaaaaaaaactactcactagatctcgttcaaaccaattttcgttagaagtttgcatcgtaatgtatatcatatattttttttagatttttcattctgttattttagaagttacagggggggggggacacactttttttcactttgggaggttctctcgcgcaaactattcagtttagaaaaaaattatattaaaaaccttaatatcatttttgaagacctatccatagataccccacatgtatgggtatgttgaaaaaaaaaaaatttttttaatttcatgacgtattaaaaaaaactacttactagatctcgttcaaaccaattttcggtggaagtttacatggcaatgtatatcatatatttttttttgatttttcattctgttattttagaagttacggggggggggggacacactttttttcactttgggaggttctctcgcgcaaactattcagtttagaaaaaaattatattagaaaccttaatatcatttttgaagacctatccatagataccccacatgtatgggtatgttgaaaaaaaaaaaaaaatttaatttcatgacgtattaaaaaaaaactacttactagatctcgttcaaaccaattttcggtggaagtttacatggcaatgtatatcatatattttttttagatttttcattctgttattttagaagttacggggggggggggggacacattttaccactttggaagtgtctctcgcgcaaactattcattttagaaaaaaatgatattagaaacctcaatatcatttttgaagacctatccatagataccccatacgtatgggtttgatgaaaaaatatttttgagtttcagttctaagtatggggaacccccaaaatttattgttttttttctatttttgtgtgaaaatcttaatgcggttcatagaatacatccacttactaagtttgaacagtacagctcttatagtttcggaaaaaagtggctgtgacagaatcggacagacagacggacatgacgaatctataagggttccgttttttgccatttggctacggaaccctaaaaaccaggATTCAGTTTAATGTTTACGTATATTTAACGTATACTATATATACTCTgcgcgaaatttaaattttctatgggaggacaacccttcgcgcctacattttttaatttgctgccgttttctactgacggaaatggcttgccaaactatataGTCTAATGGAAGCTTTCTGCATTTCGTCTGTTACTAGATGTGGTGCGGAGACTGGGGACGTGCTCTAACGCCAAAAACAAGGTCCAAACTAGTGTGCGTGTGAACAAACGACTAGTTTTTGCAGGATTCAGTAGAATCCCGCTCCCGCTGAACTGGACCTCCCTGGGCGTCGTGGGAAAGGGCTCTTACGGGACTACTTTATGCAAACCTACATTTACCTATACTTATTTGTCGTTGTTTCTTGCAGGTGTTCGACGAGGCCGTGCGCGCGGTGCTGCGGCCGGAGCCTCAGAAGAGGCATCAGCGGAAATGTCTCATCATGTAAATATGCCAAGACAGCACTGAACGTGACAGCAGTTGAATCTCCAACAGTAATAATCTGTTTCTACACCGGTCACTTGCTCACAATCCGTTATATCGTTGCTCATACCTGAATACTCTCTTAGCTGGTAAATTAACTGCAAATCTCAAAATGCTCTCTCGAATAGGCGCTTCCTTCTCAGATTAACAAATGGCGgccattaaattttttatataaatagaaCAATCGCGATCAAAATCTATCTCTAGATCCAGATTGCTTACGAATATGAATGAATCAGTATTCAAAACTTGAAAAAGAAACAGccgtttagattttatttattagactgATTTTGTTCGCAAACGATATTTCATGCTCCAATTCAGCAATTAACATTTAGTTTTCCTGCCTCTCTtttgaaaaatctttatttaaaaagtggCTTAGTGATATCTTgtatattactaaattaaaaattccGTATACTTACCAAATATGTCAAATGCTTCCTTCGGCAATTTCTTTGAAATTGTATCAGTACCGCTCCCTTTTAAATGTGCCATAGACAACATTcaacttttttatgcatgtgaTATTCAGATCATCACAATTTATATATTGCTGTAGAAAGCAAATGGTTATGCCAAAGATTTATGAATAGATATAAGTGTCAGTAAATATGTGTAGATATTATTGTAAAGAATCTCCAGCGGTTAGAAACAAATTGTTACTGTTAAGAATAAAATGaatactattatttttgtaCATGCAACCTCGATAGGAAGCTTTTGAGATATATTCTTATGCGACTTCCGAACAAGGACTGACCTTAGACGCTAGTTATATTGACATACTCAATATGTTCAATAATTTAGTTGCGAAAATATTTCTAAAGGACGCCAAGTACTAAGAATTTCGAACATTGAGGGGcctgtttctatctctatcgcacgcgcataattatgtatattgctgtcccgctcaaacagtggcattgaccgccAGCATCATGGGCGAGACACCAGTATAATTTACGCAACGCACGTGCGATAAAGTATAGGAAACacgcgggtcaatgtacgaattTCGTCGTgtttagcgtccttacttttaaaattaagcATTTATATTTGTATGAGTTTGAAGAAATATATTTGTTGTGGTTACTTACGAACGTATCATatgctttataaaataatacataacttTAGTAGCTAACAGTTTGTACGAGCGTGATCGAAATAACCTGTAGGTATGTCTTTTGATACGTATTTTCATTTTGACTTAGTATTTTTACTATTGACAGTATACATTGCAGCTATTTAAGTGATTATCTgtttggttgtttggaagagaGCGAGATAATTTGTGTCGTTAACTTGGACTTCAGGGATCTAAGTGTAGGTGGGTGaatgaactttttttttgttgtcattCAGTCcggttgtccaggggacaataAATGTATCAAATTTAACTAACATGCTTAGTTATGGAAAGGGCttatatttaccaaaaaaaaaaaaaaaacatttttttagtaaatgtaATATCATAGAGACCGAGTTTTATAAGTTGCCCAAAGgaacgtaaccatggcaacatTGGCAACGATAcacaaaaagttgattcacctaGCTACAAAAATAACCTAACAGTAGAATTGCTGTAAGGTCCCTTTTTTACCTTATCGCAAGGTACAGTACGGTCCTATTTGCAAGGGCATGACACATTATAAGAGAAACCATTTGCAAAGTAATTTAAGACAAAGTGTCCCTAGAGTTGAAttgaacaacataaatgttacactacacttaaatcgaccgggatataaaccgtgattaccttttatattgttt harbors:
- the LOC133515934 gene encoding ras-related C3 botulinum toxin substrate 1, yielding MSSGRPIKCVVVGDGTVGKTCMLISYTTDSFPGEYVPTVFDNYSAPMVVDGVAVSLGLWDTAGQEDYDRLRPLSYPQTDVFLICFSVTSPSSYENVTSKWYPEIKHHCPDAPIILVGTKIDLRDDRETLSLLSEQGMSPLKREQGQKLANKIRAVKYMECSALTQRGLKQVFDEAVRAVLRPEPQKRHQRKCLIM